In Malus sylvestris chromosome 15, drMalSylv7.2, whole genome shotgun sequence, a single genomic region encodes these proteins:
- the LOC126604575 gene encoding uncharacterized protein LOC126604575 codes for MELGATWRTSRFSSYEKLVAIGLALLAVLSPLYIDRRTTDDSELDSEEPISFASWLPLLLLVLILAIALSLFLDRSFSRFDPYWIHRVGGSSSGITIILMVLALVLKCKSSIRNWDA; via the coding sequence ATGGAACTTGGAGCAACGTGGAGGACGAGCAGGTTTTCATCATACGAGAAGCTGGTGGCGATAGGGTTGGCCCTTCTAGCCGTGCTTTCTCCTCTCTACATCGACCGCAGAACTACAGATGATTCAGAGCTTGATTCGGAGGAGCCTATCAGCTTCGCTTCTTGGCTGCCTTTGCTGCTCTTGGTGTTGATCTTGGCCATCGCTTTGTCACTTTTCTTAGACAGAAGCTTTTCCAGGTTTGATCCTTATTGGATTCACAGAGTTGGCGGTTCTTCGAGTGGTATAACAATAATCCTCATGGTTCTGGCTTTGGTTTTGAAGTGTAAATCTTCCATTAGGAACTGGGACGCTTAA
- the LOC126604574 gene encoding uncharacterized protein LOC126604574, producing MAASSTFFLFLVVSVLVVSASAGTQIKVTNNPADKLVDIINSNRTAHKASSLYSNQGLACIALQYIKAYEGDCDAVGGTDAKKPADSAFAETFAPNCGVQPATLTPITGRLIGCQSKYVHADEAFSTILIENSKGLDILYNKNHTEVGAAASGSDGGAPYFWCVLFSGGKTNSSFVTEGGEAKITRPGCFSGANDDCSESNHPASGADDWSRSSHLWPFFATALIAMWYAFGL from the exons ATGGCGGCAAGCAGCacattctttctctttcttgtagTTTCTGTTCTTGTCGTCTCTGCTTCAGCTGGTACCCAAA TCAAAGTTACTAACAACCCGGCAGATAAGCTAGTCGATATAATTAACAGCAACAGAACTGCACACAAAGCATCATCCCTCTACAGCAACCAGGGTTTGGCGTGCATTGCCCTGCAGTACATAAAGGCATACGAGGGTGACTGCGATGCTGTAGGAGGAACTGACGCCAAGAAGCCTGCTGATTCTGCATTTGCCGAAACATTTGCTCCCAACTGTGGCGTTCAACCCGCAACCCTCACTCCAATCACCGGTCGTTTAATTGGCTGCCAGTCCAAATATGTCCACGCTGACGAAGCATTTTCAACAATCTTGATTGAAAACAGCAAGGGCTTGGACATTCTATACAATAAGAACCACACTGAAGTGGGAGCTGCTGCGAGTGGCAGTGATGGCGGAGCTCCATATTTCTGGTGTGTGCTGTTTAGTGGTGGAAAAACTAACAGCAGCTTCGTAACGGAGGGAGGTGAGGCTAAAATAACAAGGCCCGGATGCTTTAGTGGTGCTAATGATGACTGCAGCGAATCAAATCACCCGGCCAGTGGTGCCGATGATTGGTCTAGAAGCAGTCATCTGTGGCCATTTTTTGCCACGGCTCTGATTGCAATGTGGTATGCCTTTGGATTGTGA